A window of Daucus carota subsp. sativus chromosome 2, DH1 v3.0, whole genome shotgun sequence genomic DNA:
tttttttccaaagtggacctataaattgagacggagggagtattagagtGTTGTCTGTTGAGAAGTTGCACTGCATATACTACTACGTACATTATATATAAGAATAGATCGATCCATTGGAGtgagaagaacaacaggaatgaaGCAAACGAGCGGCAAAAGTTTGCAGAACAAttattctaaaattaaaatagcTCTGCATGCTAAttttataaacaacttgtttgaAAATACAGTGTCGTGAGGTGTTATAATCAAAAGGAGACCGATTATTATCATTGCAACACTCATAAAAGATTTGACTCCAATCCAAAAACTTGCAGCTTTTACATGgaatatttgattataattttgatttctcCAGCAAAAGATAAGTGATCATGAATTATCATCAGTTGTGAATTAATTTTCTCCAACAAAGACGAGATATATTGTTAAATGGCATAAGATATTGTACTTCTAATCACCAGAACCAAAATTTAAACCTGGCAAGTATTTAGCCACTAGTTCTCGAGCTAATCTTTGAAgatcatcatcttcttcctcaTTTATATCTTCTCTAGGGTTACGATTAGATGCCGTGTTGGATGATGTTAGTTCCGGTTGTGAGTTAGCTAGTTGCTGTGAGTTCTTAATGTCAGCTGATGCTTGTAACTCCAATGAAGATTGTAGATCGATTGAAGATGGAGTTTGTACGGTGGGACGGCACCTTATGACTGAAAGTCGAGCTTGAATGTATGCTAGTTCTGCCTGCAATTCATCAACCTACGCATAGCAACCAAAATAACCAAGAGATTAACATCTTCATAATTGGGTACagcaacaaatataaatataaagcagtacacacacacacataccaaAAACTTGATCTGcgaaaaatatttcttttaaaattgtaaGTGCACGATCGTCATTCTAATATTTTAAGTTCGTTTCACAGAGCCTATGAATCTTATTTTCGCAACCCTTTAATGAATTACAAATTTAAGTTGTGAAAAGgactttttctaaaaattaattctaaagttTCCAAATTAatcaatctaattaattatcacttatcaaaaatacattgaaaaatataaatacagtACATGCAGGCATGGAGTcttaaaagaagatagtgggtaGACCTGTTGCTGGAGAGTAAAGATGTGGGAAACACAGCCGTAGACAGGATCAGAaaccctggaaacagcttcataACAAAGTGAAACGACGGCGTCATGGCGCTTATGCGGTGGAATTTGAAGAAGGATTTTGGAAGCATTGCTAGCTCCAAAAACCTTGTGAACTGCAGCAAAATGGGATGTTCCCAGATGATCTGATAAGAAATACGGCGCAAATATACAGCCTCTTAAACACTTTCTTCTTAAAAATTTACATGCACCACAAGGCCCACCTGATCCTTCTCCTCTTACTGTCACCATATGGTTATCATCGTTCCTACTActcatctctctctcacacacttTTGAGGCTCTTCTAATGATAAGAGGGAAGGGTCCATAGAGAGATATACATATTGTGAGTGCTATGAGTGTAATATAAGAGGAATGTAGAGTACATTATATAAGAGGacgtttttttcttttaaaagaaTGCTTTGGTGGTGGGTCATTAGTTACAGAGGCCTAGAGGAGTTTTTATTATGCATACCGTACACCTCTTAATGTATATTGCACTTCAAGTTTAACTTGTAAGAAAGTCAATATATTATGTTTGTAATGTGTCGATGGGAACTAATTGGTCTGCAAGTTTTTTGAAGCACATGAAGCCCTTGGAATTTGGTGGGGTGAAGGGGTTCAGTCAACTGAAAAGGTAAACAAGCTATAGACTATCATTGGTGAAGGGAGCGTTTTACTTGTATCATTGCTACTTCACTGATTCAATTGACATTTTTGGGTGTTCATGTATACAGTAAATTTCTTGCTGAGCTTAGGCAAGTTTCTCATAAATTTTTCAGGCCAGGCTTAACTCATTTATTtatgagtagtgctaggtgcacataattgtgtacataaaatttatacataatgatgtggcatgtgatgtggtgggttttaattgggttgttggtgtaaatgcggggtcatttcaattaaaattcaccacatgtcattatgtacatgtttttatacacaattatgtgcaccaagcattttcctttaTTTATATAAAGAGGGTTCGGGTTTTGTTGAACCAAAGTGCATCCCATAGGAAAATTGTGATTTGTGAGGAtgttcatttaaaaaaaaagtgcaTTTATACAGTTATATATATCGCTAAAGATATAAAATGAAACCAGACATAGGATGCATGAGATATATAGTTGCCATTCTGAATATTTAATAGTAGATGGCTTTCTTCCCACCTCCAAGAACACAGTTGTGTTGTTCTTGAGATAAAACAAAATGAGATGAGAGATATTGGAAAGGAACTAATGGACTATTACAGGCTAAGACTTTAAAGCTACGGCAAATACAAAAGAAGGAAGTGAGACAGAGAAGAGCTTGCGTGAAGCAAAGCATTCATTCGTAATGCATATGTACAGTGTGCGTTTATTAATCAGCCCTTACACTTCTTGTCATCTGACGTAAATGTTATAGAGTTTCTTTCCGTTGCTTATGCATTGCCGACTTGCCGTAGTGCACCGAATGTAATACGGCGCATTTGTGAATTGTAATTTATAGATCTGATTCATTAGGCATCTCCTCGGATGGTTAGACCTTTAGTGTCTCAAAATCACGAATTCGATTTTTTAGACTTCAAGTAAGGGGACTTATTGCTCTTATATCAATGTGCTAATATGTCTTTCAATTTAATTCGCCGAAATACACGCAAGCTGATCAGGACACCGGATTAGAAAAAACATCCTATCATCAGTAGCCAATCTTTGAGCACATGTTGACTCACGCAAAAATACAGAACACTGTAGCGCTTCACTGTGTACTGACATGCTTCTGTGTTTAACTATTCAAGTGATTGATTCACTTCACTACTCATGCATGCAGTGCACATATTTTTGTGCATGAATAGTGAATTTAAACCGCAGATCCTCGACTGCACTTTAGCCATGGAGAACAAGTCACCTACCAAAATAAAAAAGTCTGGGGTCTTGGTCCTCTCGGAGTCCCGCTCTGTATTCCTGATTTCGAGATCAAATCAGTGGCtacttttaattaaatttagatCTGTGGCCAGATTTTTGCAAACAAAAACTCGTCAACACTAGCCGTTCCGATGGGTAATGACATTTCTGCGGAAGCCTCTTAATTTGAGCATGTTTTTCGAGAATTTTAAGACCCAGGccaagtgattttgatttttaagtgaataattatttatcttattttgtttttttgataTACAGAGGACATTAACATTATAAATTGATAGAATGTGATTTTGATCAACTAATctagtttttataattttgaattgtcACCATTAATTAACAacgtatttttatttattttatatttccgCCTTATAATATCTtacatatgaatatatatgttaCGATAAATATTCAAACACGGACCTTCGACATGACATTACGATGATTAAAAGTCACCTCTCCATATGTTCATTTAAAATTGACACTTAACGGTTTATAACGTAGGGGATCTTGATAAGTAGACGTCATACTTAATACATTTAAGCTCAGCATTGTttaataaaacaatatataactttttttataaataatcgaATTCTGctaaaagtaaattttttttctgatttcaaattattataaataaattatattattttagatattgaatgagttaaattttattcaaaatgtttGAAATGAATCATCAATGTGATGTGGTTGACTAGAAGtttagttaaataaaatttaacattgGACCGAAtcctttttaataaattagaaataaattttataacatgCAAACTAGACCTTTATTGTGTgttccaaaattatttaaaataaagatttttttttttttaatgtcattcggaatttttcaagaaaatcaaagaaatataaaagattcttttaatatattcattCCAAACATTTTCTTCccattttttaaaaagattgaaaaaataatattttttcatcgCTTTAATGAACCAAGGAACATGGGCTTCCCACCCCACCCGAATGAATACAATCGGACAACGTTTGCCAAAGCGTAAAGatatttgtattggatcgtCAATGTCTTATACAATCGTAATactcatataaaataaaacgtagtttgataaattattttaaactttttttttttaaataaaaatttaatatataaaattttataaaaaaataatttaaaaacaaattataaatctatattttatatgcggcTTAAAATGCGTGATGAGCGATATAAACAAactgtaaaaaaaatgagatcTACGGAGTACATGTCCAGAAAACAAGATGGGCTAATGTGAATTTGGGCCTGAACTTATCCTCAAAGCCGAACTTCATTTTCCTTTTTACCGAATAAAGTCTGAAACTTTTTTTAACAACACATGACCAATTTTGAAAAGGCCCAAATCTGGATGATTTTACCCGTCAAAGATCTGCACAAGTGGTTAAATCCAGTAACCCACTAACTGGCAACTGCCATCTAACACCAAACAGCTCCATCTTCAATCAGGACACACAGGCTCTGTTTGGGAATTAGTGGTTAGCGGTTAattgttagcggattgaattagatattttgactagctgatttaaatagatattttgactaacggattgaattagcggttttttgtaaaattgtttggtaaatagctgtttgatgAGTTTTTTGTGACACATACTCAAACCGctaacccaaaaagctcctcagactagctttttgaaaattaattttttgagcccaaacctctatttcaatccactAACTACCAAATACTAACAATAACGGATTGAAAtgatcaaacctctaattttacctcaaacctctaatttccgAACACTCCCGTATTAAGCTCTCAAAGCAACTTATCAATCTCCGTTAATCATTTCGTTTGACATATCCCAGTATCCTTGCAGCCCAACTCAGACAATCTAGGCCCAACTTCAGCCCACAAATGTTAAGAAGAAAAAAGGGCCGACACATTTAAGcattaatttatcataataaCGTAGTGTATGATGGCCGATGGGGACGATGCAGGAatagttttaataataaataaattttatatgtattttaaatctacaaattactttaatatattattaactaaattcaaattttatcataaaaagtaatatgaattaatatttagaaTATTATATA
This region includes:
- the LOC108208512 gene encoding LOB domain-containing protein 19, whose protein sequence is MSSRNDDNHMVTVRGEGSGGPCGACKFLRRKCLRGCIFAPYFLSDHLGTSHFAAVHKVFGASNASKILLQIPPHKRHDAVVSLCYEAVSRVSDPVYGCVSHIFTLQQQVDELQAELAYIQARLSVIRCRPTVQTPSSIDLQSSLELQASADIKNSQQLANSQPELTSSNTASNRNPREDINEEEDDDLQRLARELVAKYLPGLNFGSGD